A genomic window from Mesosutterella faecium includes:
- a CDS encoding Na+/H+ antiporter family protein, whose product MDLVLNPIILSVVLLCVLCLAKVNVLISLLVAAIAAGVAGGLGLTKTMTVLANGFSGNATTALSYILLGTFAVSIAKTGLMQLLVDWLGRHMAHRPVVFCLTIAFISCLSQNVVPVHIAFIPLLIPPLLALMNKMKLDRRAIACSLGFGLTAPYISLPVGFGLIFQGIVADSMTSSGMKTTVSDVASVAWLLGLSMLAGLLFAVFVLYRRPRAYRDVPLDATLAEAPRGGRLTAKHWVTLAAILLAVVVQVTLESLPLAALLGLTVMMVGKAFRFSELDSRIDSGISMMGLIAFVMLIAGGYAAVLKETGAVKELVEGVVPFIGSSRILAAAIITVIGLIVTMGIGTSFGTVPILAVIYVPLCSAVGFSLPATVLLMTAAGALGDAGSPASDSTLGPTSGLNADGQHDHIWDTCVPTFLVFNIPLMLMGIIGAQFL is encoded by the coding sequence ATGGACCTCGTCCTCAATCCGATCATTCTCTCCGTCGTCCTGCTTTGCGTGCTCTGCCTCGCCAAAGTGAACGTTCTCATCTCGCTGCTCGTCGCGGCGATCGCGGCAGGCGTCGCAGGAGGACTCGGGCTCACCAAGACGATGACGGTGCTCGCCAACGGCTTTTCGGGCAACGCGACGACGGCCCTCTCCTACATTCTTCTCGGGACGTTCGCCGTTTCCATCGCGAAGACCGGCCTCATGCAGCTGCTGGTCGACTGGCTGGGGCGGCACATGGCGCACCGGCCCGTCGTGTTCTGCCTCACAATCGCCTTCATCTCCTGCCTGTCGCAGAACGTGGTGCCGGTGCACATCGCCTTCATCCCGCTGCTCATTCCGCCGCTGCTCGCGCTGATGAACAAAATGAAGCTCGACCGGCGCGCGATCGCCTGCTCGCTCGGCTTCGGGCTCACCGCGCCCTATATCTCGCTGCCCGTGGGCTTCGGGCTCATCTTCCAGGGCATCGTCGCCGACAGCATGACCTCGAGCGGCATGAAGACCACGGTCTCGGACGTCGCCTCGGTGGCCTGGCTGCTCGGGCTGTCCATGCTCGCGGGGCTGCTCTTCGCGGTGTTCGTGCTCTACCGGCGGCCCCGCGCCTACCGCGACGTGCCGCTCGACGCCACGCTCGCGGAAGCCCCCCGCGGCGGCAGGCTCACCGCGAAGCACTGGGTCACGCTCGCCGCGATTCTGCTCGCCGTCGTGGTGCAGGTGACGCTCGAGTCGCTGCCGCTTGCGGCGCTGCTCGGCCTCACCGTGATGATGGTGGGCAAGGCCTTCCGCTTCAGCGAGCTTGACTCCCGGATCGACAGCGGCATTTCGATGATGGGCCTCATCGCCTTTGTGATGCTGATCGCGGGCGGCTACGCCGCGGTGCTCAAGGAGACGGGCGCGGTGAAGGAGCTCGTCGAGGGCGTGGTGCCCTTCATCGGCTCGAGCAGAATTCTCGCGGCCGCGATCATCACCGTGATCGGCCTCATCGTGACGATGGGCATCGGCACCTCCTTCGGCACCGTCCCGATCCTGGCCGTGATCTACGTGCCGCTTTGCTCGGCCGTGGGCTTTTCGTTGCCGGCCACCGTGCTGCTGATGACCGCCGCAGGCGCCCTGGGCGACGCGGGCAGCCCCGCCTCGGACAGCACGCTCGGGCCCACGAGCGGCCTGAACGCGGACGGCCAGCACGACCACATCTGGGACACCTGCGTGCCCACCTTCCTCGTTTTCAACATTCCGCTCATGCTGATGGGGATCATCGGGGCCCAGTTCCTGTAG